From one Thermatribacter velox genomic stretch:
- a CDS encoding DUF763 domain-containing protein translates to MSAIRRGFVDSPLHGGKCPRWLFQRMQRLGGLIIEAIVEFFGAEEFLRRISDPLFFQSLGCLLGFDWHSSGVTTTLCGALKEGIRGREQELGIFICGGKGATSRKTPQEIQVYGECCSFSFTDQLVYLSKMTAKIDSAALQDGYQLYHHVFFFTSSGNWAVVQQGMNEALRLARRYHWLSETVEDLVCEPHRGICAQRRESRVLNLVARESENCRKGMVQLIEQNGEALIGEMQKVLHFALPSRHHIEERDFDLSRISRTLYNLCVEKPADFEGLLATPGVGPKTLRALALTSEVVLGAPPSFKDPVSFSFAHGGKDGIPYPVDRKTYQESITFLEELLRRVRTTPQEKNKMYKQLKLLSGW, encoded by the coding sequence GTGAGCGCAATACGTCGGGGTTTTGTGGACTCTCCGCTTCACGGGGGAAAGTGTCCCCGCTGGCTTTTTCAGAGGATGCAGCGCCTGGGAGGCTTGATTATTGAAGCTATAGTGGAGTTTTTTGGTGCTGAGGAGTTTTTGCGTCGCATATCGGATCCCTTATTTTTTCAATCTCTGGGATGTCTCCTGGGTTTTGACTGGCACTCAAGCGGAGTTACCACTACCCTTTGCGGAGCACTGAAAGAGGGAATTAGAGGCAGGGAGCAGGAGCTGGGGATTTTTATCTGTGGTGGCAAGGGGGCTACCTCTCGCAAGACACCTCAGGAAATTCAGGTTTACGGAGAGTGCTGTTCTTTCTCATTTACTGACCAGCTTGTTTATTTAAGCAAGATGACGGCCAAGATTGACAGTGCCGCTTTGCAGGATGGGTACCAGCTTTATCACCACGTGTTTTTCTTTACCAGTTCCGGTAACTGGGCAGTGGTGCAGCAGGGAATGAACGAAGCGCTACGGCTGGCCAGGAGGTACCACTGGTTGAGCGAAACGGTCGAAGACCTGGTCTGTGAGCCCCACCGTGGCATATGTGCCCAGCGCAGGGAGAGCAGGGTGCTTAACCTGGTAGCCCGAGAGAGTGAAAACTGCCGGAAGGGTATGGTGCAGCTTATCGAGCAAAACGGGGAGGCGCTAATTGGTGAAATGCAAAAAGTATTGCATTTTGCACTTCCTTCCCGGCACCACATTGAAGAGAGAGACTTTGACCTCTCCCGTATTTCCAGAACTCTTTATAATCTGTGTGTGGAGAAGCCGGCTGATTTTGAAGGTCTCTTAGCTACACCTGGGGTAGGGCCTAAAACCCTGCGGGCTCTGGCGCTCACTTCAGAAGTGGTACTGGGTGCGCCTCCCAGCTTTAAAGACCCGGTGAGTTTTTCCTTTGCTCATGGCGGAAAGGATGGAATTCCCTACCCGGTGGATCGCAAAACCTATCAGGAAAGTATTACTTTTCTCGAAGAGCTGCTGCGCAGAGTTCGGACTACCCCTCAGGAAAAAAATAAAATGTATAAGCAGTTAAAACTTTTGAGTGGCTGGTAA
- a CDS encoding adenosine-specific kinase, translating to MELQIVALKNPKQYNLILGHSHFIKTVEDLHEALVGISPHLKFGIAFCEASGPCLVRYSGNDEELTELAKENAMLLSAGHAFLIFLKEGFPINVLNAVKMVPEVCRIFCATANPVQVIVAETDQGRAILGVVDGFKTKGVETEQDIAERKALLRRFGYKL from the coding sequence TTGGAACTCCAGATTGTTGCGCTTAAAAACCCGAAACAGTATAACCTCATTTTGGGTCACTCACACTTTATTAAAACCGTTGAAGACCTTCACGAAGCCCTGGTGGGAATTTCGCCTCACCTCAAGTTTGGCATTGCATTTTGTGAGGCTTCTGGGCCTTGCCTGGTACGCTACAGTGGCAATGATGAGGAGCTGACGGAACTTGCCAAGGAAAATGCAATGTTGCTTTCAGCCGGACATGCTTTTTTGATCTTCCTTAAAGAGGGTTTTCCCATCAACGTGCTGAACGCAGTGAAGATGGTACCTGAGGTTTGCAGGATATTTTGTGCTACTGCTAATCCAGTGCAGGTGATTGTTGCCGAAACCGACCAGGGGAGAGCTATTCTCGGAGTTGTTGATGGTTTCAAAACCAAGGGCGTGGAAACTGAGCAGGATATTGCAGAGCGCAAAGCTTTGTTGAGGAGGTTTGGCTATAAGTTGTGA
- a CDS encoding ParB/RepB/Spo0J family partition protein, producing MPVRGSRERIKAFGEVSRRLGLSNRVYRGIHAIPVEKIVGSVGRAADLLPGFRLKRPDTRYYRIRRAMERGEILPPIIVYKVGDEYYVLDGNHRVAVAKELGREFIDAEVIEFFPSPKIESKALRKKRAEFERITGLKGIDATEPRHYDAFLNYIQDHARQMSASLGREVPIQEAALNWFLCVYTPVVQKIVEKNLEEAFPGKGLADIFAYIMDYKWFQSQKVGYDIGFERALEGFMKEIVGIEQPERPALERRTLGQKVGGLLEEVLPWLKRE from the coding sequence ATGCCCGTCAGAGGAAGCAGGGAACGGATCAAGGCCTTTGGTGAAGTTTCGCGGCGGCTGGGACTTTCCAACCGGGTCTATCGGGGAATTCATGCTATACCGGTTGAAAAAATAGTGGGCAGTGTGGGGCGAGCAGCAGACCTTTTGCCGGGTTTTAGACTTAAACGCCCGGACACTCGCTATTACCGTATCAGGAGGGCGATGGAAAGAGGAGAAATCTTGCCCCCCATTATCGTTTACAAAGTGGGAGATGAGTACTACGTACTCGATGGAAATCACCGAGTGGCAGTGGCCAAGGAGCTGGGAAGAGAATTCATCGATGCTGAAGTGATTGAATTTTTCCCTTCTCCAAAAATCGAAAGCAAAGCTTTGCGCAAGAAAAGAGCCGAATTTGAAAGAATTACTGGCTTGAAAGGCATTGATGCTACTGAACCGCGCCACTATGATGCTTTTTTGAACTACATTCAGGACCATGCCAGGCAGATGAGCGCTTCCTTAGGCAGAGAAGTTCCCATTCAGGAGGCAGCGTTAAACTGGTTTTTATGTGTCTACACCCCTGTGGTTCAGAAAATCGTGGAGAAAAATCTTGAAGAAGCCTTTCCGGGTAAAGGGCTGGCTGACATCTTTGCTTATATAATGGATTACAAGTGGTTTCAGAGCCAGAAGGTGGGGTATGACATAGGTTTTGAAAGGGCTCTGGAAGGTTTTATGAAAGAGATTGTAGGGATTGAGCAGCCAGAACGACCTGCTTTGGAGAGAAGGACTTTGGGCCAAAAGGTTGGAGGGCTGCTGGAGGAGGTTTTACCCTGGTTAAAAAGGGAATAA
- a CDS encoding cytochrome c biogenesis CcdA family protein: MDFELSVVISFVAGVLSFLSPCVLAIAPAYIGYLSGVESIEKERKRVLWHTLLFVSGFSGIFFLMGIGASALGGVFLLYKDWFNRIAGVVIIIFALQVLGVLKIRLLYAEKRAQFKTDWAQLRSFVLGISFGLGWTPCVGPILGAILLYVSARAQIWEGGLMLAFYSLGLALPFILLGVGWGKVMQVLKRFQKRGRLVEIVSGGLLLFLGVLMLLNRLDFLVYWLGIGNLVSPEYLLIE; this comes from the coding sequence TTGGACTTTGAACTCAGTGTTGTAATCAGCTTTGTGGCCGGAGTTCTTTCTTTTCTTTCACCGTGTGTTCTGGCAATTGCTCCCGCCTACATCGGCTATTTGAGCGGGGTTGAGTCCATAGAGAAAGAGCGTAAAAGGGTTTTATGGCATACCTTGCTCTTTGTAAGTGGGTTTTCAGGGATTTTCTTTTTGATGGGTATTGGTGCTTCAGCTCTGGGAGGAGTTTTTCTGCTTTATAAAGATTGGTTCAACCGGATTGCTGGCGTGGTCATCATCATTTTTGCCCTTCAGGTTCTGGGTGTTTTGAAAATACGTCTTCTATACGCTGAAAAAAGAGCTCAGTTTAAGACAGATTGGGCTCAACTGCGCAGTTTCGTGCTGGGCATTTCTTTTGGTCTGGGATGGACTCCTTGCGTGGGACCCATTTTGGGTGCTATTTTACTCTATGTTTCGGCAAGGGCACAGATTTGGGAAGGAGGCCTGATGCTCGCTTTTTACTCCCTGGGACTTGCTCTACCCTTTATTCTTCTCGGTGTGGGTTGGGGCAAGGTGATGCAGGTTTTGAAGAGATTTCAGAAAAGAGGGAGATTGGTAGAAATAGTGAGCGGTGGTTTGCTTTTGTTTCTGGGCGTTTTGATGTTGTTGAATCGCCTTGATTTTCTGGTATACTGGCTGGGCATCGGCAACCTGGTGAGCCCTGAATATCTTTTGATTGAATAG
- a CDS encoding phenylacetate--CoA ligase family protein, whose product MYWEKEIETMPREELMKLQEQRLQKTLEQAQKTAFYKELFRKNHLDPQKIKTLEDLRNVPPTTKEDLRNHFPYGFLAVPLEEVVRLHSSSGTTGTPTVIYHTAEDLEKWTNQVARCLYMVGVRRGDVFQNMMSYGLFTGGLGMHYGAERIGALTIPIGPGNSKRQIWFMRNFKTTVIHIIPSYALLLASIIKSEGLDPKEDLYLHTLLIGAEPHSEETRRRIEESFGAKAYNSYGLSEMNGPGVAFECVYQEGMHLWEDYYYLEVVNPETLEPCSPGEVGEILLTTLNRDATPIIRYRTRDLAYYYEEPCPCGRTHRRISRIRGRSDDMFIFRGVNIFPIQIEKVLMNIPEVASNYRIILDREDFKDTMKVEVEIKPEFFFGDLLKLERLRERIKAELRSEILVTPEVVLVEPGSLPVSEGKAVRVIDQRKM is encoded by the coding sequence TTGTACTGGGAAAAAGAAATTGAGACCATGCCACGCGAAGAACTCATGAAACTTCAAGAACAGCGACTCCAGAAAACGCTGGAACAGGCACAGAAAACAGCTTTCTACAAAGAGCTATTTCGTAAGAACCATCTGGACCCTCAAAAAATCAAAACCCTTGAAGACCTGCGCAACGTTCCACCAACCACTAAAGAGGATTTGCGCAATCACTTCCCTTACGGGTTTCTGGCTGTACCCCTTGAAGAAGTAGTGAGACTCCATTCCTCTTCAGGGACCACTGGTACCCCCACAGTTATCTATCACACTGCAGAAGACCTTGAGAAATGGACCAATCAGGTTGCCCGCTGTCTCTACATGGTGGGGGTGCGACGAGGGGACGTATTCCAGAACATGATGAGCTATGGCCTTTTCACCGGAGGCTTGGGCATGCACTACGGTGCAGAAAGAATAGGTGCCCTTACCATTCCCATCGGCCCTGGAAACAGCAAGCGTCAAATCTGGTTTATGCGCAATTTTAAAACCACGGTCATCCACATCATACCGAGTTATGCCTTGCTTCTCGCTAGTATTATCAAAAGCGAAGGCCTGGACCCCAAAGAAGACCTTTATCTCCACACGCTTTTGATTGGTGCTGAGCCCCACAGCGAAGAAACTCGCCGCCGCATTGAGGAAAGTTTTGGCGCCAAAGCCTACAACTCTTACGGACTTTCTGAAATGAACGGCCCGGGGGTGGCTTTTGAATGCGTCTATCAGGAAGGGATGCACCTCTGGGAAGATTATTATTACCTGGAAGTCGTGAACCCTGAAACGCTTGAGCCCTGCTCACCCGGTGAAGTAGGTGAAATACTCCTCACCACTCTGAACCGCGACGCAACACCCATCATACGCTACCGTACCCGTGACCTTGCCTATTACTATGAAGAACCCTGTCCCTGTGGAAGAACTCACCGCAGAATCTCCCGCATCAGGGGAAGAAGCGACGACATGTTCATTTTCAGAGGCGTGAACATTTTCCCCATTCAGATAGAAAAAGTGCTTATGAACATACCCGAGGTGGCTTCCAACTACCGGATAATTCTGGATCGAGAAGATTTTAAAGATACCATGAAGGTGGAAGTAGAAATAAAACCAGAGTTTTTCTTTGGAGATTTGCTCAAACTGGAAAGGCTCCGGGAAAGGATTAAGGCAGAATTGCGATCCGAAATCCTGGTCACTCCTGAAGTGGTCCTGGTAGAACCCGGAAGTCTTCCTGTCAGTGAAGGCAAAGCAGTGCGAGTCATTGACCAGCGCAAAATGTGA
- a CDS encoding ACT domain-containing protein has product MAHQISVFAENKPGRIEKITGLLAQAGINIRAITISSANGFGVIKVLTDQPQKAYAVLRENNLPAYLQEVIAVVMEDQPGGLHRIAKALTENQINIEDAYGFVIESGKKAVLVLQVESQPRAQSILERQGFTLLSDEELYRL; this is encoded by the coding sequence ATGGCACACCAGATTTCGGTCTTTGCCGAGAACAAACCGGGCAGAATTGAAAAAATAACTGGCCTTCTGGCCCAGGCCGGCATAAACATCAGAGCCATCACCATCTCAAGTGCCAACGGCTTTGGAGTCATCAAAGTGCTTACCGACCAGCCCCAAAAAGCCTATGCAGTGCTGCGCGAAAACAATCTGCCAGCCTACTTACAGGAAGTAATAGCTGTGGTTATGGAAGACCAGCCGGGAGGGCTGCACCGCATCGCCAAAGCACTCACAGAAAATCAGATTAACATAGAAGATGCGTACGGCTTTGTCATTGAAAGTGGCAAAAAAGCGGTACTGGTACTCCAGGTAGAAAGTCAACCCCGTGCTCAGAGCATTCTGGAACGGCAAGGGTTTACACTTCTGAGTGACGAAGAGCTTTACAGGTTATAA
- a CDS encoding flavodoxin family protein: MAKLVIFYSRSGRTKALASGIAQEMGAKTEEIRVKKVKNRLPGAMAMTGAAKKGKLPPVYHESIAIEQFSEIFIGGPVWGGSAAPPVLSFIQDKDWKGKKVYTFVTCALFGGKNALRQMKKALEERGASVLDEKDFRSLFKSKEHLKSEGIQWAKELSRKVNNH; encoded by the coding sequence ATGGCGAAACTGGTCATTTTTTATTCTCGCTCGGGAAGAACTAAAGCCCTGGCCTCAGGCATTGCCCAGGAAATGGGAGCAAAGACGGAGGAAATCAGGGTTAAGAAAGTCAAAAATCGTTTGCCAGGTGCTATGGCAATGACTGGAGCTGCTAAAAAAGGGAAGTTGCCTCCGGTGTATCACGAAAGCATCGCCATCGAGCAGTTTTCTGAAATTTTCATAGGTGGCCCAGTGTGGGGCGGAAGCGCTGCGCCACCAGTTTTAAGCTTTATTCAAGATAAAGACTGGAAAGGGAAGAAAGTATATACTTTTGTTACCTGTGCCCTTTTCGGGGGTAAAAATGCTCTGCGGCAGATGAAGAAAGCCCTGGAAGAAAGAGGCGCCAGCGTTTTGGATGAAAAAGACTTTCGAAGCCTCTTTAAGAGCAAAGAACACCTGAAATCCGAAGGAATACAGTGGGCCAAGGAATTATCCCGAAAAGTCAACAATCATTAA
- the pckA gene encoding phosphoenolpyruvate carboxykinase (ATP), producing MGLFYPLEKAGIVNPRNVYYNLSIPILFEHALSRREGVLSSTGAFAVWTGKYTGRSPKDRFIVCDQRTEREIDWGSVNVPIEPDTYQKLKEKLLSYLQGRDLYVYDGFVGTDPDYRMAVRFINEFAYQNVFVQNMFLEATQEELACFVPQFTVICAPNFHAVPDLDGVRSEAFVIINFTEGMVIIGGTSYCGEIKKAIFTVMNFLLPEKGVLPMHCSANVGDEDDVAVFFGLSGTGKTSLSADIQRKLIGDDEHGWSDKGVFNFEGGCYAKCINLSKEKEPQIYQAIRYGAIMENVVLDEETRQPDFSDSRYTENTRVSYPIELIPNALIPGIAGHPRVVIFLTADAFGVMPPVAKLSKEEAIYHFILGYTSKLAGTERGIVEPEATFSSCFGAPFMPRSPVVYGKMLGEKIEKYKTRVYLVNTGWTGGPYGVGHRIDIDYTRAIVRAAIDGSIEDEEFYQDPVFKFLVPKKVGDLPAEIFVPRKTWKDPGLYDQRARELQGRFEAVMQKYKLSLE from the coding sequence ATGGGGTTATTCTATCCTCTGGAAAAAGCTGGCATAGTGAATCCCCGCAATGTTTACTATAATCTTTCTATTCCTATACTTTTTGAGCATGCCCTTTCTCGGAGGGAAGGAGTGCTGTCTTCGACTGGAGCCTTTGCTGTTTGGACGGGCAAATACACTGGTCGTTCTCCCAAAGATCGTTTCATCGTTTGTGACCAGAGGACGGAGAGAGAAATAGACTGGGGTTCAGTTAACGTCCCCATTGAACCAGACACCTATCAAAAACTTAAGGAGAAATTGCTGAGTTATTTGCAGGGAAGGGATCTTTACGTATACGACGGGTTTGTAGGCACAGACCCGGATTATCGAATGGCGGTTCGTTTCATCAATGAATTTGCCTATCAGAATGTGTTTGTTCAGAACATGTTTCTTGAAGCAACTCAGGAAGAATTGGCTTGCTTTGTCCCTCAGTTCACAGTAATCTGTGCTCCCAACTTCCATGCTGTTCCTGATCTGGACGGTGTCCGCTCTGAAGCCTTTGTAATCATTAACTTTACTGAAGGTATGGTTATTATTGGTGGTACTTCCTACTGTGGGGAAATCAAGAAAGCCATTTTCACGGTGATGAATTTCCTGCTTCCTGAAAAGGGAGTTTTGCCCATGCATTGTTCGGCTAACGTGGGTGATGAGGATGATGTAGCAGTGTTTTTCGGTCTCTCTGGTACTGGCAAAACTTCGCTTTCCGCTGATATCCAAAGAAAGCTGATTGGGGACGACGAACACGGCTGGTCGGACAAGGGTGTTTTTAACTTTGAAGGCGGATGCTATGCAAAGTGTATCAACCTTTCCAAGGAGAAAGAGCCTCAGATTTATCAGGCCATACGCTACGGTGCCATCATGGAGAACGTGGTTCTGGATGAGGAAACTCGCCAGCCCGATTTTTCTGATTCCCGATACACCGAAAATACCAGGGTGAGCTATCCCATAGAGCTTATACCTAATGCCTTGATACCGGGGATAGCCGGACATCCCAGAGTGGTTATTTTTCTTACTGCCGATGCTTTCGGGGTCATGCCGCCGGTTGCCAAACTCAGTAAAGAAGAAGCAATTTACCACTTTATCCTGGGCTATACCAGCAAACTGGCTGGAACAGAAAGGGGTATTGTGGAACCGGAAGCTACTTTTTCGTCCTGTTTTGGAGCACCTTTTATGCCACGAAGCCCGGTTGTGTATGGGAAAATGCTTGGAGAGAAGATTGAAAAATATAAAACCCGAGTGTATTTGGTGAACACGGGGTGGACTGGTGGTCCTTATGGGGTGGGGCACCGTATCGACATCGATTATACCAGAGCTATCGTGAGGGCAGCAATTGATGGGAGTATTGAAGACGAGGAATTTTATCAGGACCCGGTGTTCAAATTTCTGGTACCCAAAAAGGTGGGAGATTTGCCCGCAGAAATTTTTGTGCCCCGGAAAACCTGGAAAGACCCTGGACTCTATGACCAGCGAGCCCGAGAGCTGCAGGGCCGTTTTGAAGCGGTAATGCAAAAATACAAGCTTTCCCTTGAGTAG
- a CDS encoding transposase family protein encodes MELTMNTRREIIKKMAPEYQKATKKEKRKILDELVHLTGYTRTYASWLLSHHGRKVYLTGRNGKKYRVIGSITKVKRNRKKIYDEEVLSSLKKIWLIFDCPCGKRLAPSLPWMIKKLEKHEELVLSQEVKAKLLSVSPATVDRLLQKEKRKLTFTFRSYTKPGTLLKHQIPVRTFADWDEKRPGFCEMDLVAHDGGNPSGDFCQTLDVTDVLTGWTETQAVKNKAQKWVFEALEQIRARLPFPLLGIDSDNGGEFINNQLIRYCQKEQITFTRSRPSKKNDNCYVEQKNWTMVRKTVGYLRYETKDELLLLNQLYSLLRLYTNFFQPVTKLVFKERVNSKVKKHYDEAKTPLMRVLDASSIDDSIKQSLKDQYEELNPAELKRQIVKIQNQWIEMVTLKNDSIPHPKEVNLV; translated from the coding sequence ATGGAGCTCACCATGAATACCAGAAGGGAAATCATTAAGAAAATGGCACCCGAGTATCAAAAAGCCACTAAGAAAGAAAAAAGAAAGATCTTGGATGAACTCGTCCATCTCACTGGATACACCCGGACGTATGCCTCCTGGCTCCTTTCTCATCATGGACGGAAAGTCTATCTCACCGGACGAAATGGCAAAAAGTATCGAGTCATTGGATCCATCACCAAGGTAAAAAGGAACCGAAAAAAGATCTATGATGAGGAAGTCCTTTCTTCTTTAAAAAAGATCTGGCTCATCTTTGATTGCCCCTGTGGGAAAAGACTCGCTCCCTCACTTCCTTGGATGATCAAAAAACTGGAAAAGCATGAGGAACTGGTTCTTTCCCAAGAGGTCAAAGCCAAACTTCTTTCTGTTTCTCCAGCGACCGTCGATCGGCTTCTCCAAAAGGAAAAACGAAAGCTCACCTTCACCTTTCGGTCCTACACCAAGCCCGGAACGCTTCTCAAACACCAGATTCCAGTTCGAACTTTTGCTGATTGGGATGAGAAAAGACCGGGATTCTGTGAAATGGATCTGGTTGCCCACGATGGCGGAAACCCCAGTGGGGATTTCTGCCAAACTCTTGATGTGACCGATGTCTTGACCGGCTGGACCGAAACTCAAGCGGTCAAAAACAAAGCTCAGAAATGGGTCTTTGAAGCCTTAGAACAGATCCGAGCAAGGCTTCCCTTTCCTCTTTTAGGAATCGATTCCGACAATGGAGGAGAATTCATCAATAACCAACTCATTCGGTACTGTCAAAAAGAACAGATCACCTTCACCCGGTCTCGACCTTCCAAAAAGAATGATAACTGTTATGTCGAACAAAAGAACTGGACCATGGTGAGAAAAACGGTTGGCTATCTTCGCTATGAGACCAAAGACGAACTCCTCCTTCTCAACCAACTCTATTCCCTTCTTCGTCTCTATACTAACTTCTTCCAACCGGTTACCAAACTGGTTTTCAAAGAGCGAGTGAATAGTAAAGTCAAAAAACACTATGATGAAGCCAAAACCCCACTGATGCGAGTTCTTGACGCCTCATCGATTGATGACTCCATCAAGCAATCCTTAAAAGACCAATATGAAGAACTCAATCCAGCCGAACTCAAACGACAGATCGTCAAAATCCAGAACCAATGGATCGAGATGGTTACCTTGAAAAATGATTCCATTCCTCACCCTAAGGAGGTGAATTTGGTATAG
- a CDS encoding MASE3 domain-containing protein — protein sequence MNQDNNQKSKYFSFVFWGTTFPALFLLARRNYLFFHTIIEFFAIFTGFSITLISLATRNFIQNRIFLKFGILYFFVTIIDFLHTLAYKGMGVFPGWTANHPTQFWIAGRLLETTGFFLIIFFAHLKEKTLSILLGLLCTLFIAFVWFGTFPNCFIEGHGLTIFKIAMEYAMVAILFIVLLKILKGREQSLSTLRNSLVLAVIFTMLGELSFTLYSDVYGFFNFLGHLFRFLSYLVILRGVIINSLNNPVQTLMIELDREREKLKQIAHYDSLTGLYSRNFFNELIQKQAAIALRKKVPISFIMVDVNRFKKINDTCGHLVGDQVLKLVGNCIAQSIRESDIAARYGGDEFIVILYGTGEEQAKEVATRIREKVKTSGKTEQKCDADVDISFGVAQLEPGESYLQAIHRADERMYLMKNSKKNTSPPSIFQ from the coding sequence GTGAATCAGGATAACAACCAGAAATCCAAATATTTCAGCTTCGTCTTTTGGGGAACAACTTTTCCTGCTCTTTTTCTTCTGGCACGAAGGAATTATCTCTTCTTCCATACTATCATAGAATTCTTCGCTATTTTCACCGGCTTTTCAATTACACTTATTTCACTTGCCACCCGCAATTTCATCCAAAACAGGATATTTTTGAAATTCGGCATCCTCTACTTTTTTGTGACCATCATTGACTTCCTCCACACCCTCGCTTACAAAGGTATGGGGGTGTTTCCTGGCTGGACAGCCAACCATCCAACCCAGTTCTGGATTGCCGGAAGATTGCTGGAAACCACTGGATTTTTTCTCATCATTTTCTTCGCTCACCTGAAAGAAAAAACACTCTCTATACTGCTTGGATTACTATGCACCCTCTTCATTGCTTTTGTCTGGTTCGGCACGTTCCCAAATTGCTTCATCGAAGGGCACGGTCTTACCATTTTTAAAATAGCCATGGAGTACGCAATGGTGGCTATACTATTTATCGTTCTGCTTAAAATCCTGAAAGGGCGAGAGCAATCACTTTCAACCCTCAGGAACTCCTTGGTGCTGGCCGTCATTTTCACCATGCTTGGCGAGCTTTCCTTTACGTTGTACAGCGATGTATACGGCTTTTTCAATTTCCTTGGACACTTGTTTCGATTTTTATCCTACCTGGTTATCTTAAGAGGTGTTATTATCAACTCACTGAATAATCCTGTTCAAACGCTGATGATTGAACTTGACAGAGAAAGAGAAAAACTTAAACAGATAGCTCATTACGATAGCCTTACTGGTCTTTACAGCAGAAATTTCTTCAACGAGCTGATTCAAAAACAGGCCGCCATCGCTCTGCGGAAAAAGGTTCCTATTTCCTTCATCATGGTTGATGTAAACCGCTTCAAAAAAATAAACGATACCTGCGGACATCTGGTCGGGGACCAGGTACTCAAACTGGTCGGAAACTGCATTGCCCAATCAATCCGCGAGTCTGACATAGCTGCACGCTATGGGGGAGACGAGTTCATTGTGATACTCTACGGCACAGGCGAGGAGCAGGCAAAAGAAGTGGCCACAAGAATCAGGGAAAAAGTAAAAACTTCCGGTAAAACCGAACAAAAATGCGATGCGGATGTGGACATTAGCTTCGGCGTAGCTCAGCTTGAGCCGGGCGAAAGCTACCTCCAAGCCATTCATAGAGCAGACGAAAGGATGTACCTCATGAAAAACTCCAAGAAAAACACCAGCCCACCTTCAATCTTTCAGTAA
- a CDS encoding OFA family MFS transporter → MGSEDRALRGRWKVLLGGFLLSLMGGVAYAWGVFVVPMMERFGWSRYGATLPFTFFMLVFAFFMVPAGHWQDKKGPSKVAPVGAILFLIAYILSGLVDRFPNPWWLVLSYGFLGGLACALTYSCVAPVARKWFPDKPGLAVSLAVMGFGLAAIFFAPLKARFLIPAYGIESTFLIIGILTSGISLLASRLLKNPPQNWSFYEQCLQSGQCKTVEVRAELAPSQVVGKRLFWELWFIFFLVSTGGFVSLSLISSYGQEVLGLNPLFASLAISVFAGVNGLGRPLAGYLGDRFGILFTMIGAYVLQGLTLVLFGELVLSQVRLYVASAMVGFGYAVNLALFPALVALCFGIKHLGANYGLVFTAFGVAALVSGIGSWMFDLTGSFTPAFVFSGLMALLGAGLSFLVKRAYRLY, encoded by the coding sequence ATGGGTAGTGAGGACCGTGCTTTGCGAGGAAGGTGGAAGGTCCTTTTGGGTGGTTTTCTTCTTTCTTTGATGGGTGGCGTGGCCTATGCCTGGGGAGTATTTGTGGTTCCCATGATGGAACGCTTTGGCTGGTCAAGATACGGCGCTACCCTTCCTTTCACGTTTTTTATGCTGGTTTTTGCTTTCTTTATGGTTCCTGCGGGTCACTGGCAGGATAAGAAAGGTCCCAGCAAAGTCGCGCCGGTGGGTGCTATTCTTTTTTTGATTGCATACATTTTATCGGGTTTGGTGGACCGTTTCCCCAACCCCTGGTGGCTGGTTCTATCTTATGGTTTCCTGGGAGGTTTAGCCTGTGCGTTGACCTATAGCTGCGTAGCCCCGGTTGCCAGGAAGTGGTTTCCAGACAAGCCCGGCCTGGCGGTGTCCCTTGCGGTGATGGGTTTTGGTCTGGCTGCTATCTTTTTTGCTCCGCTTAAGGCTCGCTTTTTGATCCCAGCTTACGGAATAGAGAGCACTTTTTTGATAATTGGAATATTGACTTCTGGGATCTCTCTTCTGGCTTCCCGACTTTTAAAAAATCCTCCTCAAAACTGGTCTTTTTACGAGCAGTGCTTGCAAAGTGGGCAGTGCAAGACGGTGGAAGTTCGTGCTGAACTTGCTCCCTCCCAGGTTGTGGGGAAAAGGCTTTTCTGGGAATTGTGGTTCATTTTCTTTTTGGTGAGTACTGGCGGTTTTGTGTCGCTGAGTTTGATTTCTTCTTATGGACAGGAGGTTCTGGGGCTCAATCCCCTTTTTGCTTCCCTGGCCATTTCAGTATTTGCGGGAGTTAACGGGTTGGGTCGCCCACTGGCGGGTTATCTGGGAGACCGCTTTGGCATTCTTTTCACCATGATTGGTGCCTATGTGCTGCAGGGTCTCACTCTGGTGCTTTTTGGAGAGCTGGTGTTGAGCCAGGTCAGGCTTTATGTAGCTTCAGCTATGGTGGGCTTTGGATACGCAGTAAACCTGGCTCTCTTTCCCGCTCTGGTGGCTCTTTGTTTTGGAATTAAGCATCTGGGAGCGAATTATGGGCTGGTATTCACAGCTTTTGGTGTGGCAGCTCTGGTTTCTGGTATTGGCTCCTGGATGTTTGACCTTACCGGGAGCTTTACCCCCGCCTTTGTGTTTAGCGGCTTGATGGCCCTTCTGGGGGCAGGGTTGAGCTTTTTGGTAAAGAGAGCCTACCGGTTGTACTGA